The following coding sequences are from one Nonlabens arenilitoris window:
- the recR gene encoding recombination mediator RecR: MNFSSKILEEAVNQVSQLPGIGKRTALRLVLHLMRQPANQTDVLSQALTNMRHDLKFCKNCHNVSDVDICEICASHNRDKTIVCVVEDIRDVMAIENTSQYRGLYHVLGGKISPMDGIGPQDLNIKSLIQRIQNDGVQELIFALSPTIEGDTTNFYIFKQLNGLEVNTSTIARGIAVGDELEFADEVTLGRSILHRVPYENSLKN, from the coding sequence ATGAATTTTTCCTCAAAAATATTAGAAGAAGCTGTTAATCAAGTCTCGCAATTACCAGGTATAGGTAAGCGCACGGCCTTGAGATTAGTATTACATTTAATGCGGCAGCCCGCAAACCAGACAGACGTTTTATCACAAGCGCTTACTAATATGCGTCATGATTTAAAATTTTGTAAGAACTGTCATAATGTAAGTGATGTCGATATCTGTGAGATATGTGCCAGTCATAATAGAGATAAAACCATCGTTTGTGTGGTAGAAGATATACGCGATGTAATGGCGATAGAAAATACCAGCCAGTATAGAGGTTTATACCATGTTCTTGGTGGAAAAATAAGCCCGATGGACGGTATAGGTCCACAAGATTTAAATATTAAGTCTTTGATACAACGCATTCAGAATGATGGAGTTCAAGAACTTATTTTTGCGCTTAGTCCAACTATAGAAGGTGACACGACTAATTTTTATATATTTAAACAGCTCAATGGTTTAGAGGTGAACACATCTACCATAGCCAGAGGAATCGCTGTAGGTGATGAACTAGAATTTGCAGATGAGGTTACTCTAGGGCGCAGTATCTTACATCGTGTTCCTTATGAAAACTCGCTAAAAAACTAA
- a CDS encoding CoA-binding protein, producing the protein MSKKTLVLGASLKEERYSNIAIYRLRKFNIETVAIGMRTGMVDDVKIHKELLPFIGVDTVTLYLNAQRQPQYYDYIISLKPQRVIFNPGTENPEFYEKLNQAGIKSEVACTLVLLGTGQY; encoded by the coding sequence ATGTCTAAAAAAACATTAGTACTAGGAGCATCTCTTAAAGAAGAACGTTATTCTAATATTGCCATCTATCGACTACGCAAGTTTAATATTGAGACCGTGGCAATAGGTATGCGCACAGGTATGGTTGACGATGTTAAGATCCATAAGGAACTGTTGCCATTTATAGGTGTTGATACAGTGACGTTATATCTTAATGCACAACGACAACCACAGTACTATGACTATATTATAAGTTTAAAGCCTCAACGGGTCATATTTAATCCAGGAACTGAGAATCCAGAATTCTATGAGAAATTAAATCAAGCTGGTATTAAATCTGAGGTCGCTTGTACATTAGTACTTTTAGGTACAGGACAATACTAG
- a CDS encoding sugar 3,4-ketoisomerase gives MDIKIIDIPKITDPRGNLAVIEGDTIPFKMERVYYLYDVPSTSQRGGHAHKELRQLIIALSGSFDVVLDDGKEQKTITLNKPDKGLLIPIMVWRELENFSSGSVCMVVASMEFSEDDYIRDYNEFKDLASS, from the coding sequence ATGGACATAAAAATTATCGATATTCCTAAAATTACAGACCCAAGAGGAAATCTTGCGGTCATAGAAGGTGACACCATTCCTTTTAAAATGGAACGCGTCTACTATTTATACGATGTTCCTAGCACCTCACAACGTGGTGGTCATGCGCATAAAGAGTTAAGACAGCTTATTATAGCGTTAAGTGGTAGCTTTGATGTGGTCCTAGATGATGGTAAAGAGCAAAAAACCATCACGTTGAATAAGCCAGATAAAGGTCTGTTAATACCAATAATGGTATGGCGCGAATTAGAGAATTTCTCTAGTGGCTCTGTCTGTATGGTTGTCGCTTCTATGGAATTTAGTGAAGATGACTACATTAGAGACTATAATGAATTTAAAGACTTAGCCAGTTCTTAA
- a CDS encoding glycosyltransferase family 2 protein has product MDLSIIILNYNAAAFLEQCLYSVLKAVNNIDAEVIVVDNDSTDHSVEMLQNNFPQVKLVTNQENLGFSKGNNIGVQHAQGDYLGILNPDTIVGETVFDEVLAFAKANPQIAFTTTQLIDGIGSYLPESKRNVPTPQIARQKILGNDSKYYASHLKKDENGEIEVLVGAMMVCKKSVYEKLGGFDPMYFMYGEDIDLSYTALQHGYRNYYLGKLKVIHFKGESTVKDRKYLERFYGAMGLFYNKHFKKSKIEKALVDLALKGIIAAKSIENENVVNTNSSYKVLVTNDNTLQLQLCDEVITYEQLCSREHSAQTQFIWDTATLSFDEIINFMAGNTSLQYTYRFLNVKRNLIIGSDSSSSRGEVKELMPQ; this is encoded by the coding sequence TTGGATTTATCCATTATCATACTTAATTATAATGCTGCAGCTTTTCTTGAGCAGTGTTTATATAGTGTTCTTAAAGCGGTCAACAATATTGATGCAGAGGTTATTGTGGTTGATAACGACTCTACAGATCACAGTGTTGAAATGTTGCAAAACAATTTTCCACAAGTTAAGTTGGTTACAAATCAAGAGAATCTAGGCTTTTCAAAAGGTAATAATATTGGAGTGCAACACGCGCAAGGTGATTACTTAGGCATTCTTAATCCCGATACCATTGTTGGAGAAACGGTTTTTGATGAAGTTCTCGCTTTCGCGAAAGCGAATCCACAAATAGCATTCACTACCACACAATTGATAGACGGCATAGGATCTTATTTGCCAGAAAGCAAACGCAATGTCCCAACTCCACAAATCGCTAGACAGAAAATCTTAGGTAATGATTCTAAATATTATGCTAGTCATTTAAAAAAAGATGAGAATGGAGAGATAGAAGTGCTGGTAGGAGCGATGATGGTTTGTAAAAAGTCTGTTTACGAGAAGTTAGGTGGTTTTGACCCAATGTATTTCATGTATGGTGAGGACATTGATCTTAGCTACACAGCGTTGCAACATGGTTATCGCAATTATTATTTAGGCAAGCTTAAAGTCATACATTTTAAAGGAGAAAGTACGGTAAAGGATAGAAAATACTTAGAGCGCTTTTATGGTGCTATGGGATTATTTTATAACAAACATTTTAAGAAATCCAAAATAGAAAAAGCACTAGTAGATCTTGCCTTAAAAGGTATTATCGCTGCAAAATCTATAGAAAATGAAAATGTCGTAAATACAAATAGCTCCTATAAAGTCCTTGTTACTAATGATAATACACTTCAATTACAACTATGTGATGAGGTAATTACTTATGAGCAGTTATGTAGTCGTGAGCATAGTGCTCAAACTCAATTTATTTGGGATACGGCGACACTTTCCTTTGATGAAATAATCAATTTTATGGCCGGCAACACATCGTTACAGTATACTTATCGCTTCTTAAATGTAAAACGCAATTTAATTATAGGAAGTGATAGTAGTTCCTCTCGTGGAGAGGTTAAAGAGCTGATGCCTCAGTAG
- a CDS encoding glycosyltransferase family 2 protein: protein MQEIRPFFSIIIPTYNASSTLAKAIDSILSQTFTSFEILIMDGESSDTTVQIAKSFLNFDHPISIISQSDDGIYDAMNNGIKKARGLYFYFLGADDYLIDNTVLADIHQQLIITSTDVIYGNVLSPSLGSSYMGECDDQLIFHKNIAHQSIFFHRRIFELTGYFNLKYRTHADWAHNINWFFNSEITNQYFNRVIAHYADGGYSSRTKDHQFRKDLISMYYLNAINRNSKLKVVFNITKGMFSRITR from the coding sequence ATGCAAGAAATTCGCCCATTTTTTAGCATCATTATACCAACATATAACGCGTCTTCAACTCTTGCTAAAGCTATAGACAGTATTCTTTCTCAAACCTTTACTAGTTTTGAAATTTTAATCATGGACGGCGAGTCCAGCGATACTACTGTACAGATTGCTAAGTCTTTTTTGAATTTTGACCATCCTATTTCTATCATCTCTCAATCAGATGATGGAATTTATGATGCTATGAATAATGGAATTAAAAAGGCACGTGGCCTATACTTTTATTTTTTGGGCGCAGACGATTACCTCATCGACAATACAGTTCTAGCAGACATTCACCAGCAACTCATCATAACCAGTACAGATGTTATTTATGGTAATGTACTAAGCCCATCATTAGGCTCCAGTTACATGGGTGAATGCGATGATCAATTGATATTTCACAAAAACATTGCGCATCAATCTATCTTTTTTCACAGAAGAATTTTTGAACTCACCGGCTATTTCAATTTAAAATATAGAACTCACGCAGACTGGGCTCATAACATCAATTGGTTTTTTAATTCTGAAATAACAAATCAGTATTTCAACAGAGTTATTGCGCATTATGCAGATGGTGGTTACAGTTCTAGAACAAAGGATCATCAATTTAGAAAGGACTTAATTTCAATGTATTATCTTAACGCAATAAACAGAAACAGTAAACTAAAAGTTGTTTTTAATATAACGAAAGGAATGTTTTCAAGAATAACTCGATGA
- a CDS encoding cell division ATP-binding protein FtsE — protein MSDHVLSLNHVDIYQQENLILKDVNLSIKKGEFVYLIGKTGSGKSSLMKTLYGDIPLKKGEGTIVEHNLSTLKERDIPYLRRKLGVVFQDFKLLTDRTIKDNLKFVLKATGWKKKAEMEEKIDQVLDKVGMKTTGFKYPHELSGGEQQRIAIARALLNDPELIIADEPTGNLDPQTSVEIMEVLQQINKNGNTILMATHDYALLLKYPSKTLKCDGGEVFEVVQKTL, from the coding sequence ATGTCAGACCACGTTTTATCATTGAACCATGTAGACATCTACCAGCAAGAAAATCTGATACTTAAGGACGTTAACTTGAGTATTAAGAAAGGTGAGTTTGTCTATTTAATAGGTAAAACAGGTAGTGGTAAAAGTTCTTTAATGAAGACACTTTATGGCGATATACCACTTAAAAAGGGCGAAGGAACCATCGTAGAACATAATTTATCCACCTTAAAAGAGCGTGACATACCGTATTTGAGACGTAAACTAGGTGTGGTTTTTCAAGATTTTAAACTCTTAACTGATCGTACCATTAAGGACAATCTCAAATTTGTTTTAAAGGCCACTGGCTGGAAGAAAAAGGCAGAGATGGAAGAGAAAATAGATCAAGTACTGGATAAAGTAGGTATGAAAACGACCGGATTTAAATATCCACATGAACTATCTGGTGGAGAACAACAGCGCATTGCCATTGCAAGAGCGCTTTTAAATGACCCAGAACTTATCATTGCAGATGAGCCTACAGGAAACCTAGATCCACAAACTAGTGTCGAGATTATGGAAGTGCTACAACAAATCAATAAAAATGGGAATACCATTCTTATGGCGACACATGATTATGCATTGCTATTGAAATATCCGTCAAAAACTTTAAAATGTGATGGCGGCGAAGTTTTTGAAGTAGTTCAAAAAACACTATAA
- a CDS encoding glycosyltransferase family 2 protein, with protein sequence MSNPNILVIIPVYNKQATIERAINSVLEQTVSCDLLVINDGSTDYSASVIEKFNNPRLSYTSQLNHGVSFTRNRGIKTALKNGYEYIAFLDADDYWLDNHIEQIEQLIEKFPEASVFANNYHLKIGESRWNRTKFSNLKDQESQIVKPFFKANYLNSILSSSSYCMRLIGNDPIYYNEELTHTEDTDFLIKVGLTKTVAFNNKATVIIDKQADNRSDAVHILKRTVTNFDCYEEKYGAVEGLKKYLDINRFSIAVNYRMHGLIERAVFYQRKIDLDHLSCKQLQLLKMSRLQLKALHKTKKILEVIGLDLRTG encoded by the coding sequence ATGAGTAACCCTAACATACTTGTTATTATACCTGTATACAATAAACAGGCTACTATTGAACGTGCTATCAATTCAGTTTTAGAACAGACTGTTTCTTGTGATTTACTTGTAATAAATGACGGTTCTACAGACTATAGCGCATCTGTTATTGAAAAATTCAACAATCCTAGACTATCCTATACATCACAGCTTAATCATGGTGTGAGTTTTACTAGAAATAGAGGAATTAAAACTGCCCTAAAAAATGGTTATGAATATATAGCATTTCTAGACGCTGACGATTACTGGTTAGATAATCACATTGAGCAAATAGAACAGCTGATTGAAAAATTTCCTGAAGCTTCTGTATTTGCAAATAACTATCACCTTAAAATAGGTGAATCGCGATGGAACCGAACTAAATTCAGCAACCTTAAAGATCAAGAATCTCAAATAGTGAAACCTTTTTTTAAGGCAAACTACCTCAACTCTATTTTAAGCTCTTCTAGTTACTGCATGCGTTTAATAGGAAACGATCCTATTTATTATAACGAAGAACTGACACATACTGAGGACACTGATTTTTTAATAAAAGTCGGGTTAACAAAAACTGTTGCTTTTAATAATAAAGCTACTGTAATTATTGACAAACAAGCAGATAACAGATCTGATGCTGTACACATTCTTAAAAGAACGGTAACCAACTTTGACTGTTATGAAGAGAAATATGGAGCAGTTGAAGGATTAAAAAAATATCTAGACATTAATAGGTTTTCTATTGCTGTTAATTATAGAATGCATGGCCTTATAGAAAGAGCGGTGTTTTATCAAAGAAAAATTGACCTTGACCATTTATCATGTAAACAGCTACAGTTATTAAAAATGAGTCGTTTGCAACTTAAAGCGCTTCACAAGACCAAAAAAATTCTTGAAGTAATTGGGTTAGATTTAAGAACTGGCTAA
- a CDS encoding glycosyltransferase family 2 protein — MNSYTNQDLQILIATMNRSDLSFLETMFQCKVSEIKYRLIIVNQSKTTTLRSDYPNIQVFNESNFGLSRSRNMAISKSDASYAWILDDDVQILPGAIDTIIDSINIYEGADLLFFKIRTPEGFDKRIYLNEEKSITSRSELNHIHSVEMVLHVNFLRKHNLNFDLRFGLGAQFEMGEEFLLAQEIFETSKQIVFIPKVVVLHDEMSTGNDPANNRVIYARGALAAKENLWTAQMKQFKYVFFLWRKGYVKGWRNLYDKYMVFNHGMNDYLTGFEGHRIGHPDL, encoded by the coding sequence TTGAATTCATACACTAATCAAGATTTACAAATCCTTATCGCAACGATGAATAGGAGTGATCTATCTTTTCTTGAGACGATGTTTCAATGTAAGGTAAGTGAGATTAAGTATCGTCTTATTATTGTTAATCAGTCTAAAACGACAACTTTAAGGTCGGATTATCCCAATATACAAGTTTTTAATGAATCAAATTTTGGTTTATCTAGAAGTAGGAACATGGCGATTAGTAAAAGCGATGCTTCATATGCTTGGATACTTGATGATGATGTTCAAATTTTGCCTGGTGCCATTGATACTATTATAGATAGCATCAATATTTATGAAGGTGCTGATCTATTATTTTTTAAAATACGGACTCCAGAAGGATTTGATAAAAGAATATATCTCAACGAAGAGAAAAGTATTACAAGCAGAAGTGAATTAAATCATATACATTCTGTCGAAATGGTGCTTCATGTAAATTTTCTTAGAAAACACAATTTAAATTTTGATTTAAGATTTGGTTTAGGAGCACAATTTGAAATGGGAGAAGAATTCTTACTAGCACAAGAAATTTTTGAGACGAGTAAGCAAATTGTGTTTATACCTAAAGTTGTTGTATTACACGATGAGATGAGTACTGGAAATGATCCAGCAAATAATCGAGTGATTTATGCACGTGGAGCACTAGCGGCTAAAGAAAACCTATGGACTGCACAAATGAAGCAGTTTAAATATGTATTTTTCTTGTGGCGTAAAGGTTATGTGAAAGGTTGGCGCAATTTATATGATAAATACATGGTTTTTAATCACGGCATGAATGATTACTTAACTGGTTTTGAAGGTCATCGTATAGGTCATCCAGACTTATAG
- a CDS encoding dihydrolipoamide acetyltransferase family protein yields the protein MAKFELKLPKMGESVAEATITSWLKNVGDTIEADEAILEIATDKVDSEVPSEVDGTLVEVLFQVDDVVQVGQTIAIIETDGDNASVPAPAATETTAPAATTVETASAQVEKGMETAAPVDYTDSDSFYSPLVKNIAKEENISLQELESIKGTGSNGRVTKNDMLSYVADKKAGKTTTAAAPQAKTTAPANAPVQKPAAPVSVNGGDEIIEMTRMGKLISHHMIASVQTSAHVQSFIECDVTNIWNWRKKHKDAFAKREGENLTFTPIFMEAVAKALKEFPMMNIAVDGDNIIKRKNINLGMAAALPDGNLIVPVIKNADQLNLMGMAKAVNDLARRSRDGKLKPDDTQGGTYTVTNVGTFGSVLGTPIINQPQVGILALGAIRKVPAVVETPQGDFIGIRMKMFLSHSYDHRVVNGALGGQFVQRVAQLLEGFDDKREI from the coding sequence ATGGCAAAATTTGAACTTAAATTACCTAAAATGGGTGAATCTGTGGCTGAGGCCACAATTACTTCATGGCTTAAGAATGTAGGTGACACGATAGAGGCCGATGAGGCCATTCTTGAAATCGCAACAGATAAGGTAGATAGTGAAGTCCCTAGTGAGGTGGACGGTACGCTTGTAGAAGTACTTTTTCAAGTTGATGATGTAGTTCAAGTAGGCCAGACGATAGCTATTATTGAGACAGATGGCGATAACGCATCTGTTCCAGCACCAGCTGCAACAGAAACTACTGCACCAGCAGCGACAACTGTTGAGACAGCAAGTGCACAGGTAGAAAAAGGTATGGAAACTGCTGCACCAGTAGATTATACTGATTCAGATAGTTTTTACTCTCCATTAGTAAAAAACATTGCCAAAGAAGAAAATATTTCTTTGCAAGAACTAGAGTCTATAAAAGGTACTGGTAGTAATGGTCGTGTGACTAAAAATGATATGCTTAGTTACGTAGCAGATAAGAAAGCTGGTAAAACAACTACCGCTGCTGCACCACAAGCTAAAACAACTGCGCCAGCCAATGCGCCAGTTCAAAAACCAGCGGCGCCAGTTAGTGTAAACGGTGGTGATGAGATAATTGAAATGACGCGTATGGGAAAACTTATTTCTCATCACATGATTGCATCAGTTCAAACTAGTGCTCATGTTCAAAGTTTTATTGAGTGTGATGTTACTAATATCTGGAACTGGAGAAAGAAACATAAAGACGCCTTTGCAAAAAGAGAAGGAGAAAACCTTACGTTCACACCTATTTTTATGGAAGCCGTTGCTAAGGCTCTCAAGGAATTCCCGATGATGAACATAGCGGTAGATGGTGATAACATTATCAAGCGCAAGAATATTAATCTAGGTATGGCAGCTGCTCTACCAGATGGTAATTTAATTGTACCGGTTATTAAAAATGCTGATCAATTAAATCTTATGGGAATGGCAAAGGCTGTAAATGACCTGGCTAGAAGATCTAGAGATGGTAAGTTAAAACCAGATGATACACAAGGTGGAACTTATACAGTTACTAATGTCGGTACTTTCGGGTCTGTATTAGGAACTCCTATTATCAATCAACCGCAAGTAGGTATTCTTGCGCTAGGAGCAATCAGAAAAGTTCCTGCGGTTGTAGAAACACCACAAGGTGATTTTATAGGAATACGTATGAAGATGTTCTTATCACACAGTTATGATCACAGAGTAGTCAATGGAGCGCTAGGTGGACAATTTGTTCAACGAGTAGCGCAATTATTAGAAGGATTTGATGATAAACGTGAAATCTAG
- a CDS encoding sodium:solute symporter: protein MTSTQILITIAVYFAVLILISFIVGRKGDSATFFRGNRSSPWYVVAFGMIGASLSGVTFISVPGAVELGAMNYFQVVLGYILGYVVIGLVLLPLYYRMNLTSIYSYLHDRYGSAAQYTGSSFFLLSRVVGASFRLYLIAGVLQDFVFESMGIQFWQTVTLTVILIWLYTFKSGIKTIVWTDTLQTLFMLIAVGVAIYFVSDGLGLNGIGEIASFISDSEMSQIFFWDDWKSGQHFVKQFMAGAFIAIVMTGLDQDMMQKNLTCRSLKDAQKNMFWFTIVLTFVNLLFLGLGVLLTEYAISTGIDAHKDALFPTIALQTKMGIGLGLVFILGLIAAAYSSADSALTSLTTSFSVDILKIEERYGVKKQNLLRKLIHVGFSAVLILVIVSFEYLIKDASVINKLFTFAGYTYGPLLGLFSFGILTRLKVHHIATPFIAIASPFIAYLLSWIALDIFEFEFGFFILLLNGAVTFIGLLIASLFTKN from the coding sequence GTGACTTCTACTCAAATTCTTATAACTATTGCGGTATACTTTGCCGTTCTTATCTTGATTTCATTTATTGTAGGTCGCAAAGGTGACAGCGCTACATTTTTTAGAGGTAATCGCAGCTCGCCGTGGTATGTAGTAGCTTTTGGGATGATAGGCGCTTCATTAAGTGGCGTGACTTTTATATCTGTTCCTGGCGCGGTAGAACTGGGCGCGATGAATTATTTTCAAGTGGTACTGGGCTATATATTAGGTTATGTGGTGATAGGATTAGTACTGCTACCGCTATATTATAGAATGAATCTTACTTCTATCTATAGTTATTTACACGATCGCTATGGTAGTGCGGCACAATATACAGGTTCTAGTTTCTTTTTATTATCTAGAGTTGTAGGTGCGAGTTTCCGCCTATACTTAATTGCAGGAGTGCTACAGGATTTTGTTTTTGAAAGTATGGGAATCCAGTTCTGGCAAACGGTAACGTTAACCGTTATACTTATATGGCTATATACGTTCAAATCTGGAATCAAAACGATTGTCTGGACTGACACTTTGCAAACTTTATTTATGCTTATCGCAGTAGGTGTTGCCATCTATTTTGTGTCAGACGGACTAGGCTTAAATGGTATAGGAGAAATTGCCTCTTTTATTAGTGACAGTGAGATGTCACAAATATTCTTTTGGGATGACTGGAAAAGTGGTCAACACTTTGTCAAACAATTTATGGCTGGTGCTTTTATCGCTATAGTTATGACAGGACTAGATCAAGATATGATGCAAAAGAACTTAACCTGTCGTAGTTTAAAAGACGCACAGAAGAACATGTTCTGGTTTACCATAGTATTGACATTTGTAAATTTATTATTTCTAGGATTAGGAGTTCTATTAACAGAGTATGCTATATCAACTGGAATAGATGCTCATAAAGATGCATTGTTTCCTACGATTGCATTACAGACTAAAATGGGCATAGGTCTAGGTCTGGTATTTATACTAGGTTTAATTGCCGCGGCTTATTCTAGCGCAGACAGTGCACTTACATCACTTACCACTTCATTTTCAGTAGACATCTTAAAAATAGAAGAACGCTATGGTGTAAAAAAGCAAAATCTACTGCGTAAATTGATACATGTAGGCTTCTCAGCTGTTCTTATACTAGTTATTGTAAGTTTTGAGTACTTGATAAAAGACGCCAGTGTTATTAACAAGCTATTTACATTTGCTGGATACACCTATGGACCACTGCTGGGATTATTTTCTTTTGGAATCTTAACTAGACTCAAGGTGCACCATATCGCAACGCCATTTATAGCTATAGCGTCTCCATTTATTGCTTACTTGTTAAGTTGGATTGCCCTTGACATATTTGAATTTGAATTTGGCTTTTTTATCTTATTACTTAATGGAGCGGTCACTTTTATAGGCTTACTAATTGCTTCTTTATTTACAAAAAACTAG
- a CDS encoding glycosyltransferase, giving the protein MRILLIGEYSGFHNSLKYGLQQLGHEVTLVGDGDGFKKFPVDIEVGSDYFRRDWLREKVKVAWWKLTGHNLEDNIRLARFRESEHLMIDYDIVQFINSNALGCEPPIEWQMIDYLLKNNNKAFLVACGDDYPYAQYLTEKHQGYSILTPYLEDTSLKNQYLHTFKYLKKGYRENYDRLLSKCKAIIPSHTDFQMALTEEPKCADMIPSAVIMEQLELHQNHIAQPIEIFMGINRGNYFKKGIPYFEKSLDILKSKYSQKVNITIAENLPYDEYIKSYQKSHILLDQVLSYDQGYNALEAMAQGKVVFAGAGIPFLKAYQLEKAPLIDAKPDVDYLVQELSNLIEHPDEIFKLGKEAREFVERHHNAIDTARKYQALYIA; this is encoded by the coding sequence ATGCGCATTTTGCTCATAGGCGAGTACAGTGGTTTTCACAATTCTCTTAAATATGGACTTCAACAATTAGGTCACGAGGTAACTCTTGTGGGCGATGGTGATGGTTTTAAAAAATTTCCTGTAGACATAGAAGTAGGTAGTGATTACTTTAGAAGAGACTGGTTGCGAGAAAAAGTTAAAGTAGCCTGGTGGAAACTTACCGGTCATAATCTTGAGGATAATATTCGTTTAGCACGCTTCCGCGAAAGCGAGCATCTTATGATAGATTATGATATCGTTCAATTTATCAATTCAAACGCGCTGGGTTGTGAACCACCGATCGAGTGGCAAATGATTGATTACCTTCTCAAAAATAATAACAAAGCTTTTTTAGTAGCTTGTGGAGATGACTATCCATATGCACAGTATCTAACCGAAAAACATCAAGGCTACAGTATACTGACACCATATCTAGAAGACACTTCTCTAAAAAACCAATATCTCCATACTTTTAAATACCTAAAAAAAGGATATCGAGAGAATTATGATCGATTATTAAGCAAGTGCAAAGCCATCATACCATCTCATACTGATTTTCAAATGGCATTAACTGAAGAACCTAAATGTGCTGACATGATTCCCAGTGCAGTAATTATGGAGCAACTTGAATTGCATCAAAATCATATCGCGCAACCTATCGAAATCTTTATGGGGATTAATAGAGGAAACTATTTTAAAAAAGGGATTCCTTATTTTGAAAAATCCCTTGATATTTTAAAATCTAAATACAGTCAAAAAGTAAATATCACCATTGCCGAAAACTTGCCTTATGATGAATACATCAAGTCCTATCAAAAAAGTCACATCTTACTAGATCAAGTCCTTAGCTATGATCAAGGTTATAATGCACTAGAAGCAATGGCACAAGGTAAAGTTGTGTTTGCAGGAGCTGGAATACCATTTTTAAAAGCTTATCAACTTGAAAAGGCTCCACTTATAGATGCCAAACCAGATGTTGATTATCTAGTGCAAGAACTATCTAACCTCATCGAACATCCTGATGAAATTTTTAAATTAGGTAAAGAAGCTAGAGAATTTGTAGAGAGACATCATAATGCTATTGACACTGCTAGAAAGTATCAGGCTTTATATATCGCTTAA